The Bacteroidota bacterium DNA window ATTCTGAATTCAAAAGGGATATTACTATTCGAAGAATCAAATTTCCTGCCAGATAAAAAAGATCCGGAATAGTGTATCATCACGGTTTTACCCGAATCGGCCTGTGGTCCTTTCCCTTCTGCCTGGGGAATATAATACATACCGTTAGACTGAAGCAAGGCGTTTAATCCCTTACTCTTTATATACTGCCTGATCCTCCTCTGCTCTTCCACATCCCACACAGACAAGCTTTCCCTGTACTTTTCCAATTCAGCTTGATACTCTTTTGTATCAAGCACAGCGCTTAATTTAACATCAACCTTTACTATGCTGCTTTTATTTATAAACAAAGGAAGCGGAGTTTGAAAGAATTGAACGAACAATTCATTTGCCGGGATTATAAAAGTCACGCTATCCCCTTCAGTGAGTCCCATTATTCCGTTACCCAATAAACCCTTTGAACAGGCATCGAAAGCCGAAAGGATGACAGTTCCGGCCGGATTTTGATCTTGTGTATCCCAAAAAACAGAATCACTTTCTGTTTTGCAGATAATAGATACTTTCAGATGATCCTCTTTTGATGGTTTGTGTTTACTATCACCAAAGGCATTTAGTTTATAATAAAGTCCTGATGAAGTTTGAGTATAACCGGGGTATTTTTCATTTGAGTGTTTGCAGGAAAAAAAAACGAACAAAAATGTTGTAGTAATGATAAGATATTTTAAAAAATACGGCAACAATTCATCCGTTCGTCCCGGGCGGATATTTCTTCCAAATAAAAAAAGGAATCGGCGCGGAATCACTTTACAAAGTAGACTGCTCATGTATTAA harbors:
- a CDS encoding FKBP-type peptidyl-prolyl cis-trans isomerase, encoding MSSLLCKVIPRRFLFLFGRNIRPGRTDELLPYFLKYLIITTTFLFVFFSCKHSNEKYPGYTQTSSGLYYKLNAFGDSKHKPSKEDHLKVSIICKTESDSVFWDTQDQNPAGTVILSAFDACSKGLLGNGIMGLTEGDSVTFIIPANELFVQFFQTPLPLFINKSSIVKVDVKLSAVLDTKEYQAELEKYRESLSVWDVEEQRRIRQYIKSKGLNALLQSNGMYYIPQAEGKGPQADSGKTVMIHYSGSFLSGRKFDSSNSNIPFEFRIGDEFQVIWGLGEGIKLMKEGGKAKFIIPSYLGFGENGSSTGIVPPHTTLVYEVELIKVKTVK